The window TCTACGAATGCGGTTACATCGTCCTCTACTTCGATATTGCGATGCTTTCCGAAATAACAGAATGCACGAACTCGTTTAGGCATCATATCGATCGTCCACTGCCACAAGTCAAGCTGATGCGGATCCTGGTTAATAAGTACACCACCGCCTTCACCTGCCCATGTTGCACGCCAGCCGCCTGAATCGTAGTAGCTTTGGGATCTGTACCAATTTGTAATAATCCAGTTCGTTCTGCGAATTTCACCAAGCTCTCCGGAAGAAACCAGATCCTTCAACTTTTTATATAATGGATTTGTACGTTGATTGTACATCATACTGAATACTTTACCTGAAGCTTGCGCAGCCTCGTTCATTTGTCGAACTTGTTTGGTATAAACACCTGCTGGTTTCTCACACAACACATGGAGTCCGGCTTTAAATGCACGGGCAGCTACATCTGGGTGATCATAGTGCGGAGTCGCAATCAATACACCGTCAATTGTCCCCGAAGTAAGGAATGTATCGAGATTGTCAAATAATTGGACGCCTTCACCTAGGTTTTCTTTCGCCCATTCCAAGCGGTCCGCTCTGAACTCACAAATAGCAGTTAGCTGAGCACCCTTCACTTCATTCTTCACCAAATATTTGGCATGTCCGGTTCCCATATTGCCCAGACCAATAATACCAATCCTTACTTTCTCCATATGGTTATCACCTTTTTCTTGTTAGTTTCACAATTATTGCACACGTTATCAATGTAGCATATTTGGAAGACAGCATCTTGTCGCAGATTGACCACCTTATTGCGAACTTTGACAGTTACAAGATTGAAAGAAATGAAAAAAAGACCAGTTTCTTGGTCTTTTTCCCTCCCTTTTTACGAAAAAGCTGGCAGTTGGATAAGGACCGTGGTGCCTACGCCTAGCTTACTTTGATATTCGATATGTCCTTGATGTTCATCGATAATCGCGAAGCTAACCATTACACCTAGCCCAGTCCCCTTCTCTTTCGTCGTATAAAAGGGTTCCCCTATGCGCGGCAGCCTCTCCTCCGAAATACCCATTCCCTGATCTGCGAAATAGAGAGCTACACCGCTCGCAACCTTTTGCACAGATACATGCAGGCAGCCTCCTGTTGGCATCGCCTCAATGGCATTTTTAATCATATTCACGAAAACCTGCTTCAATTGGTTGCGCTCACATTTAACCAGAGGAAGATTTGGTTCATAATCTAGTTCGATGATCACATTGCTCATGATTGCCTCTGTATTCAGCAGTTCAATGACTTCGCTAAGAATAACTGTTGTATCATGAGGATGAAAGGCTACAGCCTGTGGCTTAGCAAGAATCAGAAGCTCTCCTAAGATCAGTTCGATACGATTAAATTCTTCTAGCATAATCTGAAAATACCGCAGCTTGCTTTCTTCGTTTGCATGACACATCAGCTTAGCAAACCCTTTAAGTGCCGTAAGCGGATTACGGATCTCATGCGCGATACCTGCTGCCAATTGTCCA is drawn from Paenibacillus sp. V4I7 and contains these coding sequences:
- a CDS encoding Gfo/Idh/MocA family protein; the encoded protein is MEKVRIGIIGLGNMGTGHAKYLVKNEVKGAQLTAICEFRADRLEWAKENLGEGVQLFDNLDTFLTSGTIDGVLIATPHYDHPDVAARAFKAGLHVLCEKPAGVYTKQVRQMNEAAQASGKVFSMMYNQRTNPLYKKLKDLVSSGELGEIRRTNWIITNWYRSQSYYDSGGWRATWAGEGGGVLINQDPHQLDLWQWTIDMMPKRVRAFCYFGKHRNIEVEDDVTAFVEYENGATGLFVTTTGEAPGTNRFELSGDRGKIVIEDGKLTFWRLRVSEREFNETYTGGFGQPECWKCEIPIEGQETGHKGITQNWVDAILHGTPLVAPGEEGIKGLMLSNAMLLSTWTDNWVDLPIDEELFEQHLQDKIKNSTVNKEAGFKTLVV